From Candidatus Methylomirabilis lanthanidiphila:
ATAACGTCAAGAGGACGACGATAGAGGCACTGGTCCTGGAATACCCGCCTTTCGCCTTGGCGATGCTGGTGAGTTTCGGCCGCCGCCTCAAGCGGCTCATGATGCTTATCGGTGAGGCTGCTCTTTTGGATGTGCGGAAAAGACTGTGTCGTGTGCTTCTGGAGCTGGCTGAGGAGGGAGGAGTCGGCAACGCCGACAGCCCTCTCATTCGGGTTCGCCAGACCGAACTGGCCGCTCGCGTCGGAACAGCGAGAGAAACACTCTGCCGGGTGCTGGGCCGACTGGAGCGCGACCGGCTGATTACGCGGAAAGGCCGCGGGATCGTTGCCCTGGATACCCCTAGTCTCCAGGGGGAGGTGCCCCATTGGCGAGAGGATCTCCAGCTTTTCCCTCTTGATCCCAGCCGGTTACGCCAGTAATAATCCGCCAAGCAGACTCTTCTTTCCACCCCACCCACAAGCGTCCTCATCTGACTACCTGAGATGGTCCGCTTTCACTTTTCTCGTCGAACCCGGTGATCCGCCAAGCTCCATCAATATGCTTCACGGCGAGCACGACCGACTTATACACGGGCTCGGCCCCTTTGGCCGCGATCTCTACTTCATAAATGTAGTGCGCGTAACCCAGTTGCGGCCTGGTCCATGAACGGGTCGAACTTTCCTTCATGGTGAAAGAGGCTTTATGGCTTCCGCTATTTTTCACCGGCACGACCTTAGCTAAAAGCGCGAACTGCTCTTCAATCTTTTGAGCCATATCATCTGTCGCCAGCGCCGTCGCCTCTGCGGGGTTCGCCTGGACATAGTACCGATCTATGAACTGTTCCGCTACCTTCTGAGAGGCTCCTCCACCCTCTCCGCAACCGGCAAGAATCAGGTGGGTTACTGCGAGTGTTCCCGTGACAATATGTTTCAGCCTCATCATTATCTCCAGGAAATGAAACTATAGGGTTAGCGAGTGATGGTTTCCCGTGTCACGGCTCCCACGCGGCCAACAGCGGGCGGGTTGACTACTGCGACGTGTCGCATCTCGCTCTCTCTCATCCCGAGACCGCGCCGAGTTGGTGAGGTTACCGTTATTTCAGTGCCGCCAGAGCAGCCCCAAAGTTGATATGGAACACCTCCTCGCCCACGACCAGGGCCGGCACCGACTTAACCCCTTTGGATTCGGCCTCCGCGATGCGAGCCTTGTCCTTACCGAGGTGAACGACCTCGATATCGATGCGATCCGCGTCAAGCGCGGGAAGAATTCCATGCTCTGCTGCAACACATACGGCG
This genomic window contains:
- the vfr gene encoding Cyclic AMP receptor-like protein, with the translated sequence MEQDVLGSKEVLRGFSPFSTLPEDVLQHVWQGTDKVIYSRGDTIVTEEQQCQHLHLVASGAVKIYKLSEDGRERTIHVMKSGSFFGEDIVFGGELYEANAEALSKTLLYNVKRTTIEALVLEYPPFALAMLVSFGRRLKRLMMLIGEAALLDVRKRLCRVLLELAEEGGVGNADSPLIRVRQTELAARVGTARETLCRVLGRLERDRLITRKGRGIVALDTPSLQGEVPHWREDLQLFPLDPSRLRQ